Part of the Nicotiana sylvestris chromosome 2, ASM39365v2, whole genome shotgun sequence genome, TTCAACTCAAAGGATAATAATTGATGTCAGCGCTTCATTAATTGCTCTAATTAAAGGAGGAGAAATAATATTTAATTACCGTTTTCAGTAAGTGGTAATGTATTATTCTATGCCTATAAATAGAGGAAGATTATGTTCTGTGTTCCATCCAAGCCTGTGCCTTCAGTCCTTTAGCTATTTCTACAATATCTCATATTCAAAGTTTCCAATGAAGTTTCAGCTACTCTACTCGCTCTCCATTTTTTTGGTGAGCAGCAATTTTGTATAGTTTTCATCTTATACTTGCAAAAGCACTAAAAAATTTAAGGGTCCTTATACAAATAGCAGGccaattttattatttatttttgtggATGGTTTACATAGATTAtatgattatacacatattatacatgAATGATACATAATATTACATATTATACATGAATGATACATAATATTACATATTATCCGGGTATTTTAATTTAATCGATTGGATGGATGACTATTTAGgttagttcttcaattttaaaaGAGTTTTCAAGAAAGTTTGTGATTATCGTAGGATGCTTCAGTCAACTCACTTATATGCTCATACTCTTGACAAATTAATCAAAGTATCTGAAAATAGAAAAGCTTCATTATATTTTGCATATTGTTTACATGGGAGCTAGATAATAATATAAAGAAAATTGTTTCTTGTTGAATGTAGCTTGCTTTTGTAGCATGTGTATGTTATGCAGCTATATCTCCGGAGGTTTATTGGAAAGTAAAATTGCCTCATTCTCCAATTCCCAAAGTCATCAAAGATTTGCTTCCTCAATCAGGTTGGTCTTAATTCAAAggggttcttttttttttttgtcaaatgAGTAAAGTTTAGTGACCACACGTTAACTTATTCTTTGTTTTTACATGTCGAGTGAAAGTACAAAAATTCTATAACTTCCATTATTTGTGTCGTTTGACTTGTCTTCCAAATATGTCTCTATGCATGTTACTTAATTGTATTTGTATCATTGGGTGTTTTTAAGCTACTTTAGCTATGGTCAAAAGTTTAATTATCTGGAATATTTATTTAACTTCTTtgcaattttattttcaaagcattatagttttactacttcattgcaTTTTTTATCTCTCTGTTATATATCCAACTTTACATATTTATTCATCAGAGTTTATAGATTTAATCCAATTTGAAAAAGCCAAACTAACTGAATTGTCTATATTGCTCAATTAACTATACTCATATGACCAGTACATGACGTTTCCAAGTGGACATATTACATGTTAATGTTTCTAGAGCTCATTTCTAAGAGAAAAATGACTGTCATTATATTGCAGAGGATGACGTTCACACTAAAGAAAAAGTTTACTATGGTTTACACCAGCATGGAGCCTGGATTTTTCATGATGCTACCGAGGATGAGATACGTGAGATCAAAAAGCAAAGCCCAAACGTGAATGAGCTCCAACATGTAAATGAAGGAAGCAATGCCAACAGTCATTTTCAAGATAATTTGCTTTACAAACCTTACTTCTTAGAAAAGGATTTGGAGAAAGGAAGAGTCATCAACTTTCcctctttgaaaaataaaaatgaagcaCCCTTTTTGCCTCGCCAATATGTGGAATCGATTCCCTTCTCGTCGAAAAAACTCCCAGAAATTCTGAACCATTTCTCAATAGATAGCAGCTCAAAGGACGCTCAAACAATAGAGGAAACAGTCAAAGTTTGTGAAGAGCCAGCGATGAAAGGAGAGAGGAGAAAGTGTCCAACTTCTTTGGAGTCTATGGTAGATTTCAGTTTGTCTATGCTTGGAACAAATAATATTCATGTATTTACAACAGAGGTAGAAGGGGAAAATCAAATGTTGCAGAAATACACCATTGAAGAAGTTCAACAGTTAGCTGATGGGGTTAACATGATATGCCACAAACTTAATTATGCATATGCAGTGCACTTTTGCCATGGTGGAGGAATAACCAAGACATTTATGGTATCTATGATTGGTGCTGATGGAACAAAGGTCAAAGCAGTATCAATATGCCACAAAGATACATCTCTTTGGAACCCAAAAGGATTGCCTTTTGTAGTGCTTAAGGCTAAGCCTGGAACTACCGGTATTTGTCATTTCCTTCAAGATGATCAGATTGTTTTTTCTCCCTTCTAAAGAAGCCTAATAAAGGTTTGAGCCAGTCCCGGATCGTAAATATACTTACCCGTGCTAGGTGTTTACACCAAATTAAGCAATTCAGCTTTAGCAGTTAAAGCTAAAGTGATAGTAGGTCTGTGTATGAAGAATGCTTATTTTGCATTCATAAGTTTGATATTGTTTCACGGTGGTTGTCTTTTTCTTTCTGTAATGTAtctttattttataataataaatgCAAATGATTAGGGCTTAaaggtatttttttttttttttttcaattcccaGTCAGTGATCAATAGTCTTGTGAAAAGTTTTCGAGCTGCTGCGAGCATGTTGCAAAAATTCAACTTTAGAATTCTCAGTTGATTGTTAAAATTTTGAAACGTCTCCATATGCACATGTACTAAGTGAAATATATTTCAATTATGCAACAATTTTAATACCAGGAAATGAATGTTTTGGATGTGGCTAGTTGGAATAGGGCTGTCATATGCAAGCTTATGTTGAATTTGTGTACCAACAAAAAGACCCCTTGTGGGTAAAATAGGTTTACACTTACTATATAAAAGAGCAGCAAGCCTGAAATAATGCACCAAAACAAGCCTCATAGGTAGTGCAATGACCTATGACAATGTGGGAAGCTGAGTTTCAGGCAACGACAATCTTCTCTATTAAGAATATGTATGTCAGgattaatgtgaggagtaaaagaTTAAACTACTCTTAATTAAATATTGTAGCataatttaatgtgaggagtaaaagactttttagggatacgtacataAGGATAATTTTGGGAAAACAAATTGTATTTTTTCTTGATTGTATAAATAGACACTTATTTTTTACCAAAATAAAAAAggcaaattgatcacttattgtggactgGAGGGAGTACTCATAATGAGATTAGTAGCACATGGAAAGTTGAATACCAGGGATAGGTTGATACAATAGGGTTGAGTGTTACCACAAATTAAAACTGTCCTCTATGTATTACTGAAACTGAAAATA contains:
- the LOC104215608 gene encoding BURP domain-containing protein 6-like codes for the protein MPINRGRLCSVFHPSLCLQSFSYFYNISYSKFPMKFQLLYSLSIFLLAFVACVCYAAISPEVYWKVKLPHSPIPKVIKDLLPQSEDDVHTKEKVYYGLHQHGAWIFHDATEDEIREIKKQSPNVNELQHVNEGSNANSHFQDNLLYKPYFLEKDLEKGRVINFPSLKNKNEAPFLPRQYVESIPFSSKKLPEILNHFSIDSSSKDAQTIEETVKVCEEPAMKGERRKCPTSLESMVDFSLSMLGTNNIHVFTTEVEGENQMLQKYTIEEVQQLADGVNMICHKLNYAYAVHFCHGGGITKTFMVSMIGADGTKVKAVSICHKDTSLWNPKGLPFVVLKAKPGTTGICHFLQDDQIVFSPF